The Brassica napus cultivar Da-Ae chromosome C7, Da-Ae, whole genome shotgun sequence genomic interval ACAGAACGGTCCCATATGTGCACCACATTGTCGTTGCCGCCGCTCGCTAGCTGCTGTCCGGATCCTGACCACTTGAGCCCGCAAACCTCTTGAGTGTGGCCCCTATAAGTCTCCACGATATGTGATCTGATGCGCACGTCGTTGTTGACGATCTGTCCGTCCATTCCACCCGTTGTGAGGATGTGGTTGTTCCACGCCAATGATCCTACTCTAGACTGGTGGCAACCCTTCAATGTTCTCAGCTGCAATAAAACAGTAAAAGGCTAAGACAAACATTTAATCTCAAACAGAAGAGAGAGGAGATTGTGTAGTTTACTTGACGGTTGGATCCAGAATCCCACAGCTGGACTTCGGAGTTGTTGAGCCCAACTGCAACATGACGACCATCAGGCGCCCAGTTGATACTCGTCACTGGTCCTTTCTCCTCATCAATAGTGACAAGCTCAGAAGTGGAACCAGTGGAAGCATCCCAGAGATAAACAGTGTGTCCCAAAGCAATGGCCAAGACATTAGCACTTCCCCAGTCAAGCAAGTTGAGGTAGAAGTCGTCAACAATGTCAGGCGCGTCCAATGTCCTCTCAGAAGTCtattaaagtttcaaaaaagaGAGATCaacaacaaatttcaaaacaaacaaGTTAaagatcttttcttttttacctGAGGAATGTATCTTCTTGGCTTAACGGATTTGGGTTGGTGGTGAAGAGAAGCAGAGTGGTCGGTGGGAAGCAAGTCAACAGGAGCTTGAGGTTTGTTCCTGAAGGCGAGGATCCTGGTGTGGTTCAGGTTCATCGTCTCAGCGAGTTGCTTCCTGTAAGCCTCTCTGGATGGTGAGCTTACCTGATCTTTACCTTTGTTTCCTTCGGTTAGGGCGTAGTGAGCGTAGTCGAAGTCCATAGCTGATCTGTTTGGTATGAATCTGTCCAGCTGATAGAATAACAAAACCAAATCAATCAGAATCCACTGATCTTATAATAGATCGAAACAACACATTGAAAGCTATGATCTTTGTCTTATGCTAAGCCCTGATTCTTAATGGCAGAGATGAAATCAGCAAATCGGAACCCTAATGTTATCGATTGTGAAGCAATTGAAGAGAGACCAAACTTACATTTTCCTTGGAGTTTTTACGGGGAAGGAAGTGTTCTTGAAGAGGGCAACGAGCTTGAGCCTTCAAGTGCGTAGATGTGTTCATACCTGCATCCATTGTTAGCACAAAACACAAAGACACAAAGACACAAAGAAACAGAGAGCAAGATGGCGATGATATACGAAACGGATTACTAGCAAGATCTCAATCAAACgaaattaaatcaaataaagCAGTGAATTCGAGCAGTGAGAGAGTGAAGAGTTGTTGGTTGGGTGATGAGAGCAGATTGATTTTTGATGGTGAAAAGTGTGAGCTTTTGGGGTTTATTTATAGTACGAAGGCTGTGGAGTTTATTTAGGTTTTCGCCTGTTCCCAATTCTCTAATCGGAAAGTGTGTAACGGCTATATTTCTCAAAGAGCCGTTGAAAATTAAAGAGAATTTTACTAAACCAATCGGTTATTTTGTTCTACAAAAAACCGAACCAACAGATAGACAGATTCGGTTCATTTCGGTTTAGTTAATGTGAACATCCCAAtcacaacaagaaaaaaaaaacacacttcCGTTTGTTTATACTTACACCCTACACAAGATTCTTGTAACATTGCAAGTTTGCTACACTTCATAAGACAACAAAACGACAAAAAGGCTTTCACTAGAAGCATTATGAGAAAAACTACGACACATATACATTCTTACGTTAACCTTATGTACATGGTATAGTAACCATTCTTGCTTTGGTTATTCACTTGTGGTGTTGTTGCTACTCTCCGCTTCTGCAGCACGAAAGATATAAACATCGAGATGAAACGGTTTAGCCTCGGGCTTGGTTGGCTCAAACACACAAACATCACCTTCACACAAGTTGTTGTCTCTTACAAACTTCTTCCACCCCACTGAAACCCCACCACGACCTTTAGATCCGTAATGTTTAAACTTCAACTGCCATTTTGTTTCACCCACCTGCATCACTACATCCTGAGGTTCACGAGACATGTTCCTAGCGCTCCATTGGACAGGGacatactgtttttttttttgaaaaaaaaatataagcaaaGAGAGTTTTGGCACTCCTGCTAATAACTGAGAGATTCAAAGGAGATTtaaacactataaaatttaattaattaccaGGAAACACTTTGATACCACATGAGAGCGTTTCATGACCACCAAGAAACCTTTCCTCGAAACGGCTCTTTTAGCCAGAGATAATGCTTTCCTTTTGTTAGTCTCACCTACTCTTCTTCTGCTACCACCTGGAATCATTTCAACATCTAAATAAGTTGAATAAGGGCTGCTGCATATTAGTAACTAGATGCatagaaaataaaatggaatctactaataaatatatatgtactcATTCCACCTAGTAAACTTTCAAGACAAATTAACCATGGCTCATGGCTAGTATGAGGCCTGAAACTCTAATCCTAAGCACTTCAATCAGATGAATTACTTGGAAACTACAGCAAGGTGTAATCACTAAGTAAGAAAAGGGAAGTAGTTCATACCAGCTTTACGATTGAGATCATTGATACTTATTTGTCCTCGCATCTTCTTAAAAACACCAATGGGATACTTCCCTTCACTGATGGGCCCTTTACTAGTTGGAGATATTACAGGAAGCTGGCCAGAGTCTGTGTCAATGTCAGAGTTACTATGTTCCTCTTGCTCAATACCAGTCTGAGGTAACATTGTATCAATATCAATGAGATCATCTAGCTCATTACCAACTGGAGATACTTTTACAGGTCCCTGCTGGTTCACTGTGGTTTCAACATCATCAGGGATGTTAATGTGTCTCTTAGGAGATCTTGAAGAGGTTGCAGTGAAATCTGTAGCTCTGCTGGTCTTCTCTGCATGTCCACATTTTCTGACGAAATAAGAAGTGGGTTTCTCGCATAAGGTGTCTCCATCGAAGATCAGCACTTCAAACTCAGATGATCCGTTGAACTTGAAGACTAACAGATCACTCTCATGGAGAGAATGATCTTTCACAAACTTGTCCCACCCACAGCGAAAAGCCAGAGTCttttcatcatcttcctctAACCCCACGTTGTATTTAGCGCCGCTTGGACTTTTGAGTGTTACAATCTTGGGTAGTTTTCTTTTGCAATATGTGGAAAACTTTTTAGGTATGGCCTGCAAGATTATATACAAAAGGATCAAACTCAAAATGATGATTTTGATGTAAACAGAGAATTCTAATAACTTAAAGCCTCAAGAACTAAAGAGAAAGGACTGTATCAATATCAGAACTGTTAAGCTCTGTAACGTGTTTCTACAACTAAGAAGAAGGAGAGTGGTTTCAAGATCAACGCACAAGGAGATTGTGAAAGCCAGGAAGGAGGAGCTGAGAGAAATGGACGGTTTGAAAATGATTCCAGTAGAGTTGTTCTTCCCATCTCATGCAATCTTCGCAGTTCTcttccatcttcttctcctaGCCACCGAGCCAATGTGGAGTGGGGTTcttgagactgaatatttttaaagggTTTTAGTGAAAAATACCACTTTaagttttagaaataaaataataagtataatCCAAAAAGTTATGAAATGCTCAATGAATCATTGTTTTGTGACACCAGGCGTTTTGGTACCAAAACAAGTGTTTCATGGATCATCAAACCCAATAATAAATGGATTACAGCTTCGTAATCTTAAACCAACATACCATTTACCATTTACCATTTTTTATCCATACAAACAACTTTACGTTCTGGTATGTAAGAACCAAGAGAATTAATGGTTTGTTAAGACTTGAGAGTAAGAGAGGAAAAGAAAAACGATAACTGAAAGTGCGTTGAGCTCTTTGGGCAATGATAATATTGCAAAATCTCAAGAcaagttgtttttattttatcaaatgaAAACTACATACAGTGTCTCTCATCTTTGTTTACTCTTTGATCACCTCCTGCATGTGTTGTGCATAACTTCTTCCTGGTGGAATGAATATTACATCTTCCCAACCTGAATTCTTCTCGCTCCTCTACATTTGTTCATTCAATTCACATTCTATTAGATCACTCATTTTCTGCAttcgtatttttaaaaaaaaaattctttacaCAAAGAATGATAGTTACCTCCATTTTCCTCAAGACATCTTCCAAACTCCCAACCTGTGAAAGGACAAGATTATTAGTTCCATGGCGTATGAGTCGATGGTAAAAACCACTAATGCTTCCAACGCAGCTACTCCCACTCTTTAGTCAACCACATGTTTCTTAAATCAAGGCGAAGAATATTATCACTGGCCTATCAAGTACAAAGTTAGCTAGGAATCATTACCATAATTTGTTGATCTGCTCTTGACGCTCTTGTATACTTTGAAAGTTCCTTCTCTATATCTTCCTGAAAATGGTCACAAGTAGAACTGATTATcaacaacactaaaaaaaatatatctagaTCGCCTTTTTCATTGAgaaattttattagtattgtTTAAAGTACAAGAAGAAATGAACCAACCTTACTGAAATATACAGGGCAGTAACGTTTATTCTTTTTCCTCACAACAAGAAGCTCAGACTGCAGATACGAGAGATGGAAATCAAGTGAAGACATAGCACAaacacaaaatttcttttttatagCAGACATATTGTAGGAGCATAGACTAGACATCCAAATGATTATTAAGCTTCTGAGGCAGTAATACATAGCGAACATAGACGGCCAAGCAAATG includes:
- the LOC111208183 gene encoding cell division cycle 20.2, cofactor of APC complex; this translates as MDAGMNTSTHLKAQARCPLQEHFLPRKNSKENLDRFIPNRSAMDFDYAHYALTEGNKGKDQVSSPSREAYRKQLAETMNLNHTRILAFRNKPQAPVDLLPTDHSASLHHQPKSVKPRRYIPQTSERTLDAPDIVDDFYLNLLDWGSANVLAIALGHTVYLWDASTGSTSELVTIDEEKGPVTSINWAPDGRHVAVGLNNSEVQLWDSGSNRQLRTLKGCHQSRVGSLAWNNHILTTGGMDGQIVNNDVRIRSHIVETYRGHTQEVCGLKWSGSGQQLASGGNDNVVHIWDRSVASSNSTTQWLHRLEEHTSAVKALAWCPFQANLLATGGGGGDRTIKFWNTHTGACLNSVDTGSQVCSLLWSKNERELLSSHGFTQNQLTLWKYPSMVKMAELTGHTSRVLYMAQSPDGCTVASAAGDETLRFWNVFGVPETAKKAAPKAVHEPFSHVNRIR
- the LOC106409439 gene encoding B3 domain-containing protein REM16 encodes the protein MEENCEDCMRWEEQLYWNHFQTVHFSQLLLPGFHNLLAIPKKFSTYCKRKLPKIVTLKSPSGAKYNVGLEEDDEKTLAFRCGWDKFVKDHSLHESDLLVFKFNGSSEFEVLIFDGDTLCEKPTSYFVRKCGHAEKTSRATDFTATSSRSPKRHINIPDDVETTVNQQGPVKVSPVGNELDDLIDIDTMLPQTGIEQEEHSNSDIDTDSGQLPVISPTSKGPISEGKYPIGVFKKMRGQISINDLNRKAGGSRRRVGETNKRKALSLAKRAVSRKGFLVVMKRSHVVSKCFLYVPVQWSARNMSREPQDVVMQVGETKWQLKFKHYGSKGRGGVSVGWKKFVRDNNLCEGDVCVFEPTKPEAKPFHLDVYIFRAAEAESSNNTTSE